One part of the Ktedonobacterales bacterium genome encodes these proteins:
- a CDS encoding xanthine dehydrogenase family protein subunit M gives MFPSEFEYHQAHSIQEAIEALGRHENAKLIAGGHSLLPMMKLRLAQPEMLIDITHISGMSGIKADNGSISIGALTTHYQAESSDVLKRSCPVIPEAEKEVGDVQVRNRGTIGGNLAHADPASDLPAVMLALGAEVRAVGPRGERTITADNFFVDMLTTALDAHEVLTEVRVPAMKPGQGAAYIKHPHPASRYAVVGVAAVVTRDASGACTGCRVAITGAGPKAVRASATEAALTGKTLTAENIAEAASHAADGMDFLSDAYASEEYRAHLVRVYTRRALTAAAERAKG, from the coding sequence ATGTTCCCCAGTGAATTTGAGTATCATCAGGCGCACAGCATTCAGGAGGCCATCGAGGCGCTGGGCCGACACGAAAACGCCAAGCTGATCGCGGGCGGTCACAGCCTGCTGCCGATGATGAAGCTGCGTCTGGCTCAGCCCGAAATGCTCATTGACATCACCCACATCTCAGGGATGAGCGGCATTAAAGCCGATAACGGGTCGATCAGCATTGGCGCGCTGACCACGCATTATCAGGCCGAAAGCTCGGATGTCCTCAAGCGGTCCTGCCCGGTGATCCCGGAGGCCGAAAAAGAGGTCGGTGATGTCCAGGTGCGCAATCGTGGCACGATTGGCGGCAACCTGGCGCACGCTGACCCGGCGTCCGATCTGCCAGCCGTCATGCTGGCGCTCGGCGCAGAGGTACGCGCCGTCGGGCCAAGGGGCGAACGAACAATCACCGCCGACAACTTCTTTGTGGATATGCTCACCACAGCCCTGGATGCCCATGAAGTGCTGACCGAGGTGCGCGTACCCGCGATGAAGCCAGGCCAGGGGGCGGCCTACATCAAGCACCCGCACCCTGCCAGCCGCTACGCGGTAGTCGGCGTGGCGGCAGTCGTCACCCGCGACGCCTCTGGCGCCTGCACCGGCTGCCGCGTGGCGATCACCGGCGCTGGCCCCAAGGCCGTCCGCGCCAGCGCCACTGAAGCCGCGCTGACCGGCAAAACCCTGACAGCCGAGAACATCGCTGAGGCGGCCAGCCACGCCGCCGACGGCATGGACTTCCTCAGCGACGCCTATGCCTCGGAAGAATACCGGGCGCATCTGGTGCGCGTCTACACCCGGCGGGCGCTGACCGCCGCAGCGGAGCGCGCCAAAGGCTAA